A portion of the Bulleidia sp. zg-1006 genome contains these proteins:
- a CDS encoding TldD/PmbA family protein, whose translation MKVPFSKYLQKQASSLKEVIQQLNKKYNYVSILSSDSYGLDVNVLKSATQISSKTLASERGIVIRVCQDGQYAEYAFNTNDLKNPSALAKEIEERLSEQSQLLNELHVQSYKTAILSDEPCELFVEKEAEQLVGTADTKSLVEKLETLGKKIADNHEEVIEYMVASHSTHVNKMFLTMNRDLRQSYEYSEAYVVSMVQKDGKVKQAVKTASGLKGPEIIDELAPLIDQLHLVGNDLLSAERVEPGEYEVITSPEITGLIAHEAFGHGVEMDMFVKDRAIGKEFIGKRVASDLVSMHEGALIAENVTSYAFDDEGTLAQDTLEINHGILETGICDALSALRLGVQATGNGKRENFEHKVYTRMTNTVFDSGTDSVEDMIASIKYGYLLEEMASGMEDPKHWGIQCMVGLGREIKDGKLTGKVVAPLILTGYVPDVLGNISMTSPDRLIFGAGACGKGHKEWVKVTDGGPYLKTKVRLG comes from the coding sequence ATGAAGGTTCCATTTTCAAAATATTTACAGAAACAAGCTTCAAGTCTAAAGGAAGTGATTCAACAATTAAATAAAAAGTATAATTATGTGTCTATTTTATCTTCCGATAGTTATGGATTAGATGTGAATGTACTTAAAAGTGCGACACAAATCAGCAGTAAAACACTAGCGAGTGAAAGAGGTATTGTCATTCGTGTTTGTCAGGATGGTCAATACGCAGAATATGCGTTTAATACCAATGATTTAAAAAATCCAAGTGCTTTGGCAAAAGAAATAGAAGAAAGGCTTTCAGAACAAAGTCAATTATTAAATGAGCTACATGTTCAAAGCTATAAGACAGCAATATTAAGTGATGAACCATGTGAATTATTCGTTGAAAAAGAAGCCGAACAATTGGTTGGAACAGCGGACACAAAGTCACTAGTTGAAAAGTTAGAAACATTGGGCAAAAAGATTGCCGATAATCATGAAGAAGTGATTGAATACATGGTGGCTAGTCATAGTACCCATGTGAATAAAATGTTTTTAACCATGAATCGTGATTTAAGACAATCGTATGAATACTCAGAAGCCTATGTGGTTTCCATGGTTCAAAAGGATGGTAAGGTTAAACAAGCTGTTAAAACTGCTTCCGGTTTAAAAGGGCCAGAAATCATTGATGAATTAGCACCACTCATTGACCAATTGCACCTGGTTGGTAACGATTTATTATCGGCTGAAAGAGTTGAGCCGGGAGAATATGAAGTTATCACAAGTCCGGAAATCACCGGCTTAATTGCGCATGAAGCCTTTGGTCATGGGGTGGAAATGGATATGTTTGTTAAGGATCGTGCGATTGGCAAGGAGTTTATTGGTAAACGCGTTGCTTCTGATTTAGTATCTATGCATGAAGGAGCTTTAATTGCTGAAAATGTTACGAGCTATGCTTTTGATGATGAGGGAACGCTGGCTCAAGATACCTTAGAAATCAACCATGGTATCTTAGAAACGGGCATTTGTGATGCTTTATCAGCGCTTCGTTTAGGTGTGCAAGCAACGGGAAATGGTAAGCGTGAAAACTTTGAACATAAAGTGTATACCCGTATGACCAATACCGTTTTTGATTCAGGAACAGATAGTGTAGAGGATATGATCGCTTCTATAAAATATGGCTATTTATTAGAAGAAATGGCTTCTGGCATGGAAGATCCAAAGCATTGGGGTATTCAATGTATGGTTGGTTTAGGTCGTGAAATTAAAGATGGAAAACTAACAGGTAAAGTGGTTGCACCATTAATCTTAACGGGTTATGTACCAGATGTATTAGGGAATATTTCTATGACTTCACCAGACCGTTTGATTTTCGGTGCCGGAGCTTGTGGAAAAGGTCATAAAGAGTGGGTGAAAGTGACCGATGGTGGTCCTTATTTAAAGACGAAAGTGAGATTAGGCTAA
- a CDS encoding ABC transporter permease, whose translation MILLIQYTLVFASVLLLVALGGAFSEHSGVINLGLEGIMVMGALGGALAMKYVPLSVGPLGMLVAVILASALFGFLFSCLLGIASVNLSADQTLVGTAMNMIATAAATVIVKAINQAENPDNVSATLKYVEQKQFFLINVGGFELTWFMILAVILLIVAFYLMYRTKFGLRLRACGENPHAADSVGINVYKMRWAGVLISGILGGLGGLVYITSGVSEWKFETGVAGFGFLSLAVMIFGQWKPLNIGLAALLFGFFRALGNVYQGLSWLTALQIPSTVYNMMPYIVSLVVLAFTSKNSRAPKAEGIPYDKSVR comes from the coding sequence ATGATTTTATTAATTCAATATACATTAGTTTTCGCTTCCGTTCTTCTATTAGTGGCTTTAGGTGGTGCCTTTTCAGAACATTCCGGTGTAATTAACTTAGGATTAGAAGGCATCATGGTCATGGGCGCTTTGGGTGGTGCTTTAGCCATGAAGTATGTGCCACTTAGTGTTGGCCCCTTGGGTATGTTGGTTGCTGTTATCCTAGCATCCGCATTATTTGGTTTCTTATTTAGTTGCTTGCTAGGAATTGCCTCAGTGAATTTAAGTGCGGATCAAACCTTGGTTGGTACAGCTATGAACATGATTGCGACAGCTGCGGCGACAGTTATTGTTAAGGCAATTAATCAAGCTGAAAATCCGGATAATGTTTCAGCCACTTTAAAATACGTTGAACAGAAACAATTCTTCTTAATTAATGTGGGAGGCTTTGAATTAACTTGGTTTATGATTTTGGCTGTTATCTTATTGATTGTAGCTTTCTATTTGATGTATAGAACCAAGTTTGGTTTACGTTTAAGAGCCTGTGGAGAAAATCCACATGCGGCTGATTCAGTTGGTATCAATGTCTATAAGATGCGTTGGGCAGGGGTATTGATTTCCGGTATCTTAGGTGGTTTAGGTGGTCTTGTCTATATCACCTCCGGTGTTTCAGAATGGAAGTTTGAAACAGGTGTTGCCGGTTTCGGTTTCTTATCCTTAGCGGTTATGATTTTTGGTCAATGGAAGCCATTGAACATTGGTTTAGCTGCCTTATTATTCGGTTTCTTTAGAGCTTTAGGAAATGTTTATCAAGGCTTGTCTTGGTTAACAGCTCTACAGATTCCTTCAACGGTTTATAACATGATGCCTTATATTGTATCCTTAGTGGTCTTGGCCTTTACATCCAAGAATTCAAGAGCACCTAAGGCAGAAGGTATTCCTTACGATAAGAGTGTGAGATGA
- the rlmD gene encoding 23S rRNA (uracil(1939)-C(5))-methyltransferase RlmD, with product MKLKIKKIGINGEGIAYDRKKPIFIQGAFPDEIIDAKITQNKNHYAYGEINQLLKKADYRWKSPSPTEERLGHPFFAINYAKQLDFKMNLLTEALWKYAKVKSRWVRKINPAEHEFSYRNQCKLPVQERNGKLVCGLFLPNSNHFQVVHNFLTHTPEVERIRKNLLSILNKHHFPAYSKQTKKGLRYLIIRSIEGQSQATLITGKDTLSDNLINDLKDISNLNSLYQSINTVKQSKQFFGHTTKLLFGEKSLTIPFESIQLKLSPEAFFQLNTGQAKALYRYAISKVEPCHTLVEAYCGIGVMSLLASSKAENVYGIELNPTAIQDAKRNATLNHIENCYFECGDATDGLYKIAKKHSIDTLLVDPPRSGLDDGMLDAILKIQPERMIYISCNPATLSKNLSVLKEAYQILTIQAFDLFPQTPHVETVVLMSRVAPTK from the coding sequence ATGAAACTAAAAATCAAAAAAATTGGTATCAATGGCGAGGGTATCGCCTATGACCGGAAAAAACCAATCTTTATTCAAGGCGCATTTCCAGATGAAATCATTGATGCCAAAATTACCCAAAATAAAAATCACTATGCTTACGGTGAGATAAATCAACTTTTGAAAAAGGCTGATTACCGTTGGAAAAGCCCTTCCCCTACCGAAGAAAGACTAGGTCATCCATTCTTTGCGATTAACTACGCGAAACAATTGGACTTCAAAATGAATTTATTAACTGAAGCCCTTTGGAAATACGCCAAAGTTAAAAGCCGTTGGGTCCGCAAAATCAACCCGGCTGAACATGAATTTTCTTATCGTAATCAATGCAAACTACCAGTACAAGAAAGAAATGGTAAATTGGTCTGTGGTTTATTCTTACCGAATTCCAATCACTTCCAAGTGGTGCATAATTTCTTAACGCATACTCCGGAGGTTGAAAGAATTCGTAAGAATTTATTGTCTATTTTAAATAAGCACCACTTCCCCGCTTACTCAAAACAAACTAAAAAAGGCTTGCGTTATTTAATCATTCGTTCAATCGAAGGTCAAAGCCAAGCCACTTTAATTACTGGTAAGGATACTCTATCCGATAATCTTATCAATGATCTAAAGGATATTTCTAATCTAAATTCTCTTTATCAATCTATTAACACCGTAAAACAAAGCAAACAATTCTTCGGCCATACAACGAAGCTTCTTTTTGGAGAAAAGTCTTTAACCATTCCTTTTGAAAGCATTCAATTAAAATTATCCCCTGAAGCTTTCTTTCAGTTGAATACCGGACAAGCAAAAGCTCTTTATCGCTATGCCATTTCAAAGGTTGAACCATGTCATACCCTCGTGGAAGCCTATTGTGGTATTGGTGTCATGAGTTTATTAGCAAGTTCAAAAGCAGAGAATGTTTATGGGATTGAATTAAATCCAACAGCCATTCAAGACGCAAAAAGAAATGCGACTTTAAATCATATTGAGAATTGTTACTTTGAATGTGGTGATGCAACAGACGGTTTGTATAAGATTGCTAAAAAACATTCCATTGATACTTTATTAGTAGATCCGCCTCGCAGTGGATTGGATGATGGTATGTTGGATGCTATTTTAAAAATTCAGCCAGAAAGAATGATTTATATTTCCTGTAACCCGGCAACCTTATCTAAAAACCTTTCTGTTTTAAAAGAAGCTTACCAAATTTTAACCATTCAAGCCTTTGATTTATTTCCCCAAACGCCTCATGTTGAAACGGTAGTATTAATGTCAAGAGTTGCACCCACTAAGTAA
- a CDS encoding ABC transporter permease, producing the protein MKHKKSTGLSESMQTILSSLICILIGLFIGYLVLLAINPKGATEGIFTIIKNFMTFTRSSSRLKYFGTTLVKTAPLILCSLSVCFCYKVGLFNIGAAGQYTAGIATSLYLALAFHMPWYICMLGALMMGAFVGFIIGVLKAYQNVNEVISGIMLNWMILYGTNTLLAKVKQPASPYTFSLEGTNSVLPKLGLDELFGNQYVTIAVPLAILIALLVWIVLNKTKFGYELKATGYNKEAARYAGMKEKKNIIVTLMIGGALAALAAALLYLTDFEQWATTSSSVPSMGFDGIAATFLGGLHPIGSIFSSYFIEHITLGGSYLDKSLYPSQIADLISATIIYFSAFVLFMKVWYKRHQQMKFEKKQELQKGEEK; encoded by the coding sequence ATGAAGCATAAAAAAAGTACTGGTTTATCAGAATCCATGCAAACCATCCTTTCTTCTTTGATTTGTATCTTAATTGGTTTGTTTATAGGATATTTAGTTTTATTGGCGATTAATCCAAAAGGAGCTACGGAAGGTATTTTTACAATCATTAAAAATTTTATGACCTTTACAAGAAGTTCCTCGCGTTTAAAATATTTTGGTACAACTTTAGTCAAGACGGCACCGTTAATCCTATGTTCGTTATCGGTTTGTTTCTGTTACAAAGTTGGTTTATTTAACATTGGAGCGGCCGGTCAATACACAGCTGGTATTGCGACTTCCCTTTATCTGGCTTTAGCTTTCCATATGCCTTGGTATATCTGTATGCTTGGGGCTTTAATGATGGGAGCTTTCGTCGGTTTTATCATTGGCGTTTTAAAAGCGTATCAAAATGTTAATGAAGTTATTTCTGGTATTATGTTGAACTGGATGATTCTCTATGGCACCAACACCTTATTAGCAAAGGTAAAACAACCAGCTTCTCCTTATACCTTTAGCTTAGAGGGTACAAACTCAGTGTTACCAAAATTGGGATTGGATGAATTATTTGGTAACCAATATGTAACCATTGCGGTGCCTTTAGCGATCTTAATCGCACTATTGGTTTGGATTGTTTTAAATAAAACCAAGTTCGGCTATGAATTAAAAGCCACCGGCTACAACAAAGAAGCGGCGCGTTACGCCGGTATGAAAGAAAAGAAGAATATCATCGTTACTTTAATGATTGGTGGTGCTTTAGCCGCTTTGGCGGCTGCCTTATTGTACTTAACAGATTTTGAGCAATGGGCAACGACTTCTTCTTCCGTTCCAAGCATGGGTTTTGATGGTATTGCGGCCACATTCTTAGGTGGTTTACATCCAATTGGTTCTATCTTCTCTAGTTATTTCATTGAGCATATCACATTAGGTGGATCGTATTTGGATAAGTCCTTATATCCGTCTCAAATTGCGGATTTAATCTCAGCGACGATTATTTATTTCAGTGCTTTCGTTCTCTTTATGAAAGTTTGGTACAAACGTCACCAACAAATGAAGTTTGAAAAGAAACAAGAATTACAGAAGGGAGAAGAAAAATGA
- a CDS encoding VOC family protein: protein MRSGHIIYKVNNLQAAVEEWRNKGFEVEYGRKKNPFNALIYFSEGAYIELLQNTGMPKIVIFFSKVFGVSKKMERFYYWNNCDEGWCGFCIEKDFGNLDEEVAFLNKNGIKGVLFNNLKRVDTKDRVLKYKCFFPEGLDFPFLMSYFSIDPKPVNFTHPNGIRKIKKIVFKIDEKNASILKQLIQDDVLEIIVDDKEKGIVGVEYDMGSDFMKKKNL, encoded by the coding sequence ATGAGAAGCGGACATATAATATATAAAGTAAACAACTTGCAAGCAGCAGTTGAAGAATGGAGAAACAAGGGCTTTGAAGTAGAGTATGGAAGGAAAAAAAATCCATTCAATGCTCTAATTTACTTTAGTGAAGGAGCCTATATTGAACTTCTGCAAAATACTGGAATGCCTAAAATAGTAATCTTTTTTAGTAAGGTATTCGGTGTAAGTAAAAAAATGGAAAGATTTTATTATTGGAACAATTGTGATGAAGGTTGGTGCGGTTTCTGTATAGAAAAGGACTTTGGAAATTTGGATGAAGAAGTTGCCTTTTTAAACAAAAATGGAATTAAAGGAGTATTATTTAATAATCTCAAAAGAGTTGATACTAAGGACAGAGTTTTGAAATACAAGTGTTTTTTTCCTGAAGGATTGGATTTTCCGTTTTTGATGAGTTATTTCAGCATTGATCCCAAACCTGTGAATTTTACACATCCAAACGGGATAAGGAAAATAAAGAAAATTGTTTTTAAAATTGACGAAAAAAACGCAAGTATTTTGAAACAACTGATACAAGATGATGTACTGGAAATTATTGTTGACGATAAGGAAAAAGGCATAGTTGGTGTTGAATATGATATGGGGAGTGATTTTATGAAAAAGAAAAATCTATAA
- a CDS encoding metallopeptidase TldD-related protein has translation MLELIKKSLKELGISIWEIQERTSQAWEFYFIKHALDQHRIRDVKHTDVTVYVGNEDGSLGNAGAEVPPFSSEEEILSILKELKERAGYVHNKSYSLVSKSTEGFVQKVDLKQISKDFISTVQSIPEDEEKYINSYEIFVEEKRDHYINSNGVDVQNVYPSSMLEIILNARKGNHEIELYRNYKSGTCDKDFLQKDIQKVLQQGKDRLSTVPTPALEKMPILFSNENVVTLFQYYKVQMNAQALLSGASSWKSGEEICKDVKGDKVTIQSLSKLNNSSYNASVDQDGSALGDCVLLEDNIPRKFIGSRRYASYVGLEDTFIPKNYYISGGTYDEEELRKGDYLEVIEFSDFQMNPINGDFGGEIRLAYLHKDGKIISVTGGSLSDNWLNQIQNLKLSKESTQYNDNLVPSLVLLPGAMVTGVEHE, from the coding sequence ATGTTGGAATTGATTAAAAAAAGTTTAAAAGAACTTGGAATTTCAATTTGGGAAATCCAAGAAAGAACAAGTCAGGCATGGGAATTTTATTTCATTAAGCATGCTTTAGATCAACACCGTATCAGAGATGTCAAGCATACAGATGTGACGGTTTATGTGGGAAATGAAGATGGTAGCTTAGGTAATGCCGGTGCTGAAGTACCACCATTTTCAAGCGAAGAAGAAATCCTTTCGATTTTAAAAGAATTAAAGGAAAGAGCAGGTTATGTTCATAACAAATCCTATTCTTTAGTATCTAAGTCGACCGAAGGTTTTGTACAAAAGGTCGATTTGAAACAAATTTCAAAGGACTTTATTTCAACCGTTCAATCGATTCCGGAAGATGAAGAAAAATATATTAACTCTTATGAAATCTTTGTTGAGGAAAAGAGGGATCATTATATCAATTCCAATGGTGTGGATGTTCAAAATGTGTATCCATCTTCGATGTTAGAAATTATTTTGAATGCTCGCAAAGGTAATCATGAAATTGAACTATACCGCAATTATAAAAGTGGTACTTGTGACAAAGATTTCCTTCAAAAAGATATTCAAAAGGTCTTACAACAAGGAAAAGATCGTTTATCTACAGTTCCAACCCCGGCTTTAGAAAAGATGCCAATCTTATTTTCAAATGAAAATGTGGTTACTTTATTCCAATACTATAAAGTTCAAATGAACGCCCAAGCGCTTTTGAGCGGTGCTTCTTCATGGAAAAGCGGTGAAGAAATTTGTAAGGATGTAAAAGGGGATAAAGTGACTATTCAATCTCTTTCAAAATTAAATAATTCTTCCTATAACGCTTCCGTTGATCAAGATGGTTCGGCTTTAGGGGATTGTGTTTTATTAGAAGACAATATACCTAGAAAATTTATTGGTAGCCGTCGTTACGCTAGTTATGTAGGCTTAGAGGATACTTTTATCCCAAAGAATTATTATATTTCAGGTGGCACTTACGATGAAGAAGAGCTAAGAAAAGGAGATTATTTGGAAGTTATTGAATTCTCTGATTTCCAAATGAATCCTATCAATGGTGATTTTGGTGGTGAAATTCGTTTGGCATATTTGCATAAAGATGGAAAGATTATTTCGGTGACAGGTGGTTCTTTATCGGATAATTGGTTAAATCAAATTCAAAATTTAAAATTATCAAAAGAATCAACCCAGTATAACGATAACCTTGTGCCTTCCCTTGTCTTATTACCGGGGGCGATGGTAACAGGAGTTGAACATGAATAA
- a CDS encoding MerR family transcriptional regulator, with protein sequence MLRNKIQKKTGLTRKTIKCYEEKGLIQPLKLENGYRDYRDEDLVTPNIISLFRKVGLSISEIEKCLSSNGNSLSSLLRKKQNIIDDKIALIEAEESIYEKLENAFPGYFGQLIFSAY encoded by the coding sequence ATGCTTAGAAATAAAATTCAAAAGAAAACAGGTTTGACTAGAAAAACCATCAAGTGTTATGAAGAGAAAGGTTTGATTCAGCCGCTGAAATTAGAAAATGGCTATCGAGATTATCGTGATGAGGATTTAGTTACACCAAATATAATTTCATTATTTAGAAAAGTAGGGCTTAGTATATCTGAGATAGAAAAGTGTTTATCGTCCAATGGTAACTCGCTTTCTTCTTTACTTAGAAAAAAGCAAAATATAATTGATGATAAAATCGCCCTGATTGAAGCAGAGGAAAGTATTTATGAAAAATTAGAAAATGCCTTTCCTGGATATTTTGGACAACTAATATTTTCTGCCTATTAA
- a CDS encoding ABC transporter ATP-binding protein, translating into MLHITKRFPGIIANDDITLQLKKGEIHALLGENGAGKSTLMSVLFGLYQAEEGEIRKDGEVVTIQDPNDANRLGIGMVHQHFKLVQCFSVLDNIILGVETTKNGFLEKTEARKKVLDLSNRYGLKVDPNALIEEITVGMQQRTEILKMLYRDNDILIFDEPTAVLTPQEIEELMQIMKNLAREGKSILFISHKLNEIMEVADRVSVLRRGKYIGTVDVKGTSEKELSKMMVGRDVQLVVEKAEAKPKDVVLSLKNMTVPSKQHKNNAVKNVSFDVRSGEIVCIAGIDGNGQSELVYGITGLEAISSGEVLLNGKDISKDTIKQRSKFISHIPEDRQKHGLVLDYPLDYNMILQRYDEESFTNKAGFLKKSEIRQYSDRLIEKFDVRSGQGSSTIARSMSGGNQQKAIVARELDKKHNLLVAVQPTRGLDVGAIEYIHKQLVRSRDNGDAVLLVSLELEEVMNLSDRILVMYEGEIVGELNPKETTVEELGLYMSGAKRQEKGVSHEA; encoded by the coding sequence ATGTTACACATTACGAAACGTTTCCCCGGTATTATTGCGAATGATGATATCACACTCCAATTGAAAAAAGGTGAAATCCACGCTTTATTGGGAGAAAATGGAGCAGGTAAGTCAACATTGATGTCTGTTCTTTTTGGCTTATACCAAGCTGAAGAAGGGGAAATTCGGAAAGATGGTGAAGTGGTTACTATTCAAGATCCAAATGATGCTAATCGTTTAGGGATTGGAATGGTGCATCAACACTTTAAATTGGTGCAGTGTTTTAGTGTCTTAGATAATATTATTTTGGGTGTTGAAACCACGAAGAATGGTTTTTTAGAAAAAACGGAAGCGAGAAAGAAGGTTTTGGATTTATCCAATCGTTATGGTCTAAAAGTGGATCCCAATGCCTTAATTGAAGAAATTACGGTTGGTATGCAACAAAGAACTGAAATTTTAAAGATGCTCTATCGGGATAACGATATTTTAATCTTTGATGAACCAACGGCGGTTTTAACCCCACAAGAAATTGAAGAACTCATGCAAATCATGAAGAACTTAGCTCGGGAAGGGAAGAGTATCTTATTTATTTCACATAAATTGAATGAAATCATGGAAGTAGCGGATCGTGTATCGGTTTTACGTCGTGGTAAGTACATTGGTACCGTTGATGTCAAAGGAACAAGTGAAAAAGAATTATCGAAGATGATGGTTGGTCGTGATGTTCAGTTGGTGGTAGAAAAGGCGGAAGCTAAGCCAAAGGATGTTGTGCTTTCTTTAAAGAATATGACCGTTCCTTCTAAACAGCATAAAAACAATGCGGTTAAGAATGTTAGCTTTGATGTTCGCTCCGGTGAAATTGTTTGTATTGCCGGAATTGATGGTAATGGTCAAAGCGAATTGGTTTATGGCATTACGGGTTTAGAAGCCATTAGTTCTGGTGAAGTGCTTTTAAATGGTAAAGACATTAGTAAGGATACGATTAAACAACGTTCTAAATTCATTAGTCATATTCCGGAGGATCGCCAGAAACATGGTTTAGTGCTGGATTATCCCTTGGATTACAACATGATATTACAACGGTATGACGAAGAATCTTTCACTAATAAAGCTGGTTTCTTAAAGAAAAGCGAAATTCGTCAATATTCTGACCGTTTAATTGAAAAATTTGATGTTCGCTCTGGTCAAGGGTCATCCACGATTGCCCGTTCAATGTCGGGTGGTAACCAGCAAAAAGCCATCGTTGCTCGTGAATTGGATAAGAAACATAATTTATTAGTTGCCGTACAACCAACGCGTGGTTTGGATGTTGGGGCAATTGAATATATTCACAAACAATTGGTTCGATCTCGTGATAATGGTGATGCGGTTCTCTTGGTTTCTTTGGAATTAGAAGAAGTAATGAATTTATCCGATCGTATTTTAGTGATGTATGAAGGTGAAATTGTTGGTGAATTAAATCCAAAAGAAACAACGGTGGAAGAATTAGGTTTATATATGTCGGGTGCGAAGAGACAAGAGAAGGGAGTTTCTCATGAAGCATAA
- a CDS encoding BMP family protein yields MKKLFKVALAGLLSLSLVACGNKDSGKTTDNNKKTDMKVAMITDSGDITDQSFNQATYEAAKAWSEANGAKFTYYKPAGDNTTDRVNMIEKAVDDGYNVIVMPGYLFAGAIVDVAGKKEMEGVKFVALDVAAGDLIEAGTKKTGEKYDFKPENWDVKKYYNTKNVYSAIYHEEIPGYMAGYAAVKLGYKKLGFLGGMAVPAVVRYGYGFIQGAEAAAKELGLKDVEIKYAYSNQFKGDADITAAMDTWYKGGTQLVFSCGGGVFTSVAEAAKKAKAKIIGVDVDQKATIDGTYGEGLTVTSAMKALGTATKDTLTAIKDGKWNEIVGKIDNLGVVSADDSKNYVGLPATTQFGKGFTKEDYAKLVKDIYEKKLTISSDANTEQLPKTEVVKVTNLGSIK; encoded by the coding sequence ATGAAAAAATTATTCAAGGTTGCTTTAGCCGGTCTTCTTTCCCTAAGCTTAGTTGCTTGTGGAAATAAAGATAGTGGTAAAACAACCGACAACAACAAAAAGACGGATATGAAAGTGGCAATGATTACTGACTCTGGTGATATTACAGACCAATCTTTCAACCAAGCAACCTATGAAGCTGCTAAGGCATGGTCCGAAGCTAATGGGGCTAAATTTACTTATTATAAGCCTGCAGGAGATAATACAACTGATCGTGTTAACATGATTGAAAAGGCAGTGGATGATGGATATAACGTTATCGTTATGCCTGGTTACTTATTTGCGGGTGCTATTGTTGATGTTGCCGGCAAGAAAGAAATGGAAGGCGTTAAGTTCGTTGCTCTTGATGTGGCCGCCGGTGATTTAATCGAAGCCGGAACAAAGAAAACTGGTGAAAAATACGATTTCAAACCTGAAAATTGGGACGTAAAGAAATATTATAATACAAAGAATGTTTATTCTGCTATTTATCATGAAGAGATTCCTGGTTATATGGCCGGTTACGCTGCTGTTAAGTTAGGTTACAAGAAACTTGGTTTCTTAGGCGGTATGGCTGTTCCTGCTGTTGTTCGTTATGGTTATGGCTTTATTCAAGGTGCTGAAGCCGCAGCTAAAGAATTAGGTCTTAAGGATGTTGAAATTAAGTACGCTTATTCAAACCAATTCAAAGGTGATGCGGATATCACAGCCGCTATGGATACATGGTACAAAGGTGGGACGCAATTAGTCTTCTCTTGTGGTGGAGGTGTCTTCACATCTGTTGCCGAAGCCGCTAAGAAAGCAAAGGCTAAGATTATCGGTGTTGACGTTGACCAAAAGGCAACCATTGATGGAACTTATGGTGAAGGCTTAACCGTTACTTCAGCTATGAAGGCTTTAGGTACAGCCACAAAGGATACTTTAACAGCAATTAAAGATGGCAAGTGGAATGAAATTGTTGGTAAGATTGATAACTTAGGTGTCGTTTCTGCTGATGATTCTAAGAACTATGTTGGTTTACCGGCAACAACACAATTTGGTAAGGGCTTCACAAAAGAAGACTACGCTAAGTTAGTGAAAGATATTTATGAAAAGAAATTAACGATTTCTTCGGATGCGAACACAGAACAACTTCCTAAGACTGAAGTTGTCAAAGTAACAAATCTAGGAAGTATCAAGTAG